A region from the Tsuneonella mangrovi genome encodes:
- the secF gene encoding protein translocase subunit SecF, with protein MKLLKLVPDNTNIGFLQWRLPFYIVSLLLISGSWALVLTNGLNLGVDFVGGQMIRVTFVGQPEVPVAKMRKEISALGYGDPIIQSYGGSNQAAIRVKLPAGSEQKPDLANTMTSKIVDTLKADHPKIRIDGIDSVSGKVSSELFSKGLMALGFAMVAISIYIWIRFEWQFGVGALFALFHDTSLTLGFFALTQLEFDLNIVAAILTIIGYSLNDTIVVYDRIRENLKKYRKMPLPELLDLSVNETLARTVMTSLTLLIALIPLLIFGPASLFGLAAAITLGIFIGTYSSIYMAAPILIWMGVKSDSFVPTETREDRQERLAREGGARP; from the coding sequence ATGAAACTGCTCAAGCTCGTCCCCGACAACACCAACATCGGCTTCCTCCAGTGGCGGTTGCCGTTCTACATCGTCAGCCTGCTGCTGATCTCCGGCAGCTGGGCGCTGGTGCTGACCAACGGCCTCAACCTCGGGGTCGACTTCGTCGGCGGGCAAATGATCCGCGTGACGTTCGTCGGCCAGCCGGAAGTGCCGGTGGCGAAGATGCGCAAGGAAATCTCCGCGCTCGGCTATGGCGACCCGATCATCCAGAGCTACGGCGGTTCGAACCAGGCGGCGATCCGCGTGAAGCTGCCGGCCGGCTCCGAGCAGAAGCCCGATCTTGCCAACACGATGACCAGCAAGATCGTCGACACCCTCAAGGCGGACCATCCGAAGATACGCATCGACGGGATCGATTCGGTGTCCGGCAAGGTCTCGAGCGAGCTGTTCAGCAAGGGGCTGATGGCGCTTGGCTTCGCGATGGTCGCGATCTCGATCTACATCTGGATCCGGTTCGAATGGCAGTTCGGTGTCGGGGCGCTGTTTGCACTGTTCCACGATACCTCGCTGACGTTGGGATTTTTCGCGCTCACCCAGCTCGAGTTCGATCTCAATATCGTCGCCGCGATCCTGACGATCATCGGCTATTCGCTGAACGACACGATCGTGGTTTACGACCGGATTCGCGAGAACCTGAAGAAGTATCGCAAGATGCCGCTGCCCGAGCTGCTTGACCTGTCGGTCAACGAGACGCTGGCGCGCACGGTGATGACTTCGCTGACGCTGCTGATCGCGCTGATCCCGCTGCTGATCTTCGGTCCGGCGAGCCTGTTCGGCCTCGCCGCTGCGATCACGCTGGGTATCTTCATCGGTACCTACAGCTCGATCTACATGGCCGCGCCGATCCTGATCTGGATGGGGGTCAAATCGGACAGCTTCGTGCCGACCGAAACCCGCGAGGATCGCCAGGAACGGTTGGCCCGCGAAGGTGGCGCGCGCCCCTGA
- the secD gene encoding protein translocase subunit SecD, translating to MLDFPRWKKLWLWGLVLFVSVASLPTIVSLSGGQWPASLPSPKVNLGLDLAGGSQILLEADPHQIVTQKLETMEESVRTKLRQASPAVRIGDISTKDDKLSFMVSSPADVDRARELLTPLINGAGLTRDWTLSVVDETRIVLTPTPESLAKGLDQAMDSAKDVIDRRINAIGTLEPTIIRQDTDRIVVQAPGQQNPEALKKLIGQTAKLEFKLVDMNALPSDVAAGKAPPGSEILPYASSSRFAGQSIAVRRLGGIKGDNLTNAQQGFDQQTNEPVVNITFDQQGADKFARLTTENVNKPFAIILDGKVLSAPNINEPIRGGQAQIAGGFTVDSANELAIALRSGALPVDLKVIEQRTVNPELGKDSIRSGLIALGVGTGLILLFMLVTYGRFGFYADGALVLNVLMILGVMAVLNATLTLPGLAGFVLTIGAAVDANVLINERIREERRRGRRVLQAVETGYKEASRAIYDANITNVIAATLLFLFGQGPVKGFAVVLVIGVITSVFTAVTITRMWVAGWLRRHRPSEIHI from the coding sequence ATGCTCGACTTTCCGCGCTGGAAGAAGCTGTGGCTCTGGGGCCTTGTGCTGTTCGTGTCGGTCGCATCGCTGCCGACGATCGTCTCGCTTTCGGGCGGTCAGTGGCCCGCCAGCCTGCCCAGCCCCAAGGTCAACCTCGGGCTCGACCTCGCTGGGGGCAGCCAGATCCTGCTCGAAGCGGATCCGCATCAGATCGTCACCCAGAAGCTGGAGACGATGGAGGAATCGGTCCGCACCAAGCTGCGTCAGGCCAGCCCGGCGGTCCGCATCGGCGACATCTCGACCAAGGATGACAAGCTCAGCTTCATGGTTTCCAGCCCGGCCGATGTCGATCGGGCGCGCGAACTGCTGACCCCGCTGATCAACGGCGCGGGGCTGACCCGAGACTGGACGCTGTCGGTTGTCGACGAGACCCGCATCGTCCTCACGCCGACGCCGGAAAGCCTCGCCAAGGGGCTCGACCAGGCGATGGACAGCGCGAAGGACGTGATCGATCGCCGCATCAACGCGATCGGCACACTCGAGCCGACGATTATCCGCCAGGACACCGACCGGATCGTGGTTCAGGCCCCGGGGCAACAGAACCCCGAAGCGCTCAAGAAGCTGATCGGCCAGACCGCCAAACTCGAATTCAAACTGGTCGACATGAACGCGCTGCCGTCCGACGTGGCGGCGGGCAAGGCCCCTCCGGGCAGCGAGATCCTGCCTTATGCATCGAGCAGCCGGTTCGCCGGGCAGAGCATCGCAGTGCGCCGCCTCGGCGGGATCAAGGGTGACAACCTGACCAATGCGCAGCAGGGCTTCGACCAGCAGACCAACGAACCGGTGGTCAACATCACTTTCGACCAGCAGGGGGCGGACAAGTTCGCCCGCCTGACGACCGAAAACGTCAACAAGCCGTTCGCGATCATCCTCGACGGCAAGGTGTTGTCGGCGCCGAACATCAACGAGCCGATCCGCGGCGGGCAGGCCCAGATTGCCGGCGGGTTCACGGTCGATTCGGCCAACGAGTTGGCGATCGCGCTGCGTTCGGGCGCGCTGCCGGTCGATCTCAAGGTGATCGAACAGCGCACGGTCAACCCGGAGCTGGGCAAGGATTCGATCCGCAGCGGCCTGATCGCGCTCGGCGTGGGCACCGGGCTGATCCTGCTGTTCATGCTCGTGACTTACGGCCGTTTCGGGTTCTATGCAGACGGCGCGCTGGTGCTGAACGTGCTGATGATCCTCGGTGTCATGGCAGTGCTCAACGCTACGCTTACGCTGCCGGGCCTTGCCGGGTTCGTGCTGACCATCGGTGCGGCGGTCGATGCCAACGTGCTGATCAACGAGCGAATACGCGAGGAGCGACGACGCGGCAGGCGCGTGCTGCAGGCAGTCGAGACCGGCTACAAGGAAGCCAGCCGCGCGATCTACGATGCCAACATCACCAACGTGATCGCCGCAACGCTGCTGTTCCTGTTCGGTCAGGGTCCGGTAAAGGGCTTCGCAGTCGTGCTCGTGATCGGCGTGATCACCTCGGTGTTTACCGCCGTTACCATCACCCGCATGTGGGTCGCCGGCTGGCTGCGCCGCCATCGCCCCAGCGAAATCCACATCTGA
- the yajC gene encoding preprotein translocase subunit YajC has product MLNLLAATSAAAAPPVWMSWLPIVGMVAIFWFLLIRPQMRQQKEHREKVAGLKRGDQVVTAGGLIGKVVKVDEHYAEVEIAQGVKVKVVKSTIGDVVPPGGAAAND; this is encoded by the coding sequence ATGCTCAATCTTCTTGCCGCTACCTCCGCGGCCGCCGCCCCCCCTGTATGGATGAGCTGGTTGCCGATCGTCGGCATGGTCGCAATCTTCTGGTTCCTGCTGATCCGTCCGCAGATGCGCCAGCAGAAGGAACATCGCGAAAAGGTCGCCGGGCTCAAGCGGGGCGACCAGGTGGTCACCGCCGGGGGATTGATCGGCAAGGTGGTCAAGGTCGATGAGCACTACGCCGAAGTCGAAATCGCCCAGGGCGTGAAGGTCAAGGTGGTCAAGTCCACCATTGGTGACGTGGTGCCTCCGGGCGGCGCGGCGGCGAACGACTGA
- a CDS encoding virulence-associated E family protein, protein MFVVYLGAPDNAYIRDIARIALIAAMTRAYEPDKKFDYAVIIEGLQGRGKSTFIQMLGRNWFAELDGDFHDMKQMVELMQCAWIMEIPELSGFNRADVRAIKAFISRQEDRARLAYAKRVSEFPMQCVFIGSTNDREYLKDDTGGRRFWPVHCTLDSVNFAAFGKNVDQI, encoded by the coding sequence ATGTTCGTTGTCTATCTCGGGGCACCCGACAACGCCTACATCCGCGACATCGCGCGCATTGCGCTGATCGCCGCGATGACGCGGGCTTACGAGCCAGACAAAAAGTTCGACTACGCCGTCATCATCGAAGGCTTGCAGGGCCGCGGCAAGTCGACCTTTATTCAGATGCTCGGCCGCAACTGGTTCGCCGAACTAGACGGCGACTTCCACGACATGAAGCAGATGGTTGAGCTCATGCAGTGCGCGTGGATCATGGAGATCCCCGAACTGTCGGGCTTCAACCGCGCCGACGTGCGGGCTATCAAGGCATTCATCAGCCGACAGGAAGACCGCGCGCGTCTCGCCTATGCCAAGCGGGTCAGCGAGTTTCCCATGCAGTGCGTCTTCATCGGGTCGACCAACGATCGCGAGTACCTCAAGGACGATACGGGCGGCCGCCGCTTCTGGCCCGTGCATTGTACGCTCGACTCGGTCAATTTCGCCGCCTTCGGGAAGAACGTCGATCAGATATGA
- a CDS encoding DUF5597 domain-containing protein encodes MLRIAIAIAFALAALVTNPAAANDSRFVATSSGKPELMVDGKPYLVLGIQLNNSSGFAPVFHQLANAIARSHANTVMVPIGWESVEPEEGKFDWSVVDGIVREARAQNVRVALLWFGTWKNAKMSYVPAWVKRDTKRFPRVIDRDGHPIDVISPLSREGMQADAKAFAALMAHLKATDSAQRTVIMAQVENEAGTLGSDRDYSPAAQDLFEGQVPTDMLGAKPGTWTDNYGVRAPEAFMAYYTAKYIGAVAAAGKNAYGLPLYANVWPRQQPGLLRPGESSPSGGAVSWLLPQWRALAPAIDVIGVDNYDTNIAPYTEIAKAYDVPGNPLYVPETGGSMAHARHAFWTIAQPFSVGISKFGIGPDFNLQKGDEGNDPIAVDYRLLQGAGPMLVPLRNQGDMRVAVEEDGLANVPMSFPDVDVVARFGDIRSGYGGRRGQGTSDTSGRVLVTQVAPDRFILTGASANLKFSPKLGDHGSIELVTVEQGHFAEGRWIGEHLLNGDETAFGLWLPPEGRSLMVTVHEIN; translated from the coding sequence ATGCTTCGGATCGCCATCGCCATCGCCTTTGCGCTTGCCGCTCTTGTAACCAATCCAGCGGCGGCCAATGACAGCCGGTTCGTTGCCACTTCGTCCGGTAAACCGGAGCTAATGGTGGATGGAAAGCCATACTTGGTCCTCGGCATTCAGCTCAACAATTCAAGCGGCTTTGCGCCGGTCTTCCATCAGCTCGCCAACGCGATCGCACGAAGCCACGCGAACACCGTCATGGTGCCGATTGGATGGGAGTCGGTCGAGCCCGAAGAGGGCAAGTTCGATTGGTCGGTCGTTGACGGGATCGTGCGTGAGGCCCGAGCGCAGAATGTGCGGGTTGCGCTGCTCTGGTTCGGGACCTGGAAGAACGCCAAGATGAGCTATGTTCCTGCGTGGGTGAAACGCGACACGAAGAGATTCCCTCGGGTAATAGATCGCGACGGCCATCCGATCGACGTCATTTCACCGCTTTCAAGGGAGGGGATGCAGGCTGACGCGAAGGCCTTCGCTGCACTGATGGCGCACCTCAAGGCGACCGATAGTGCGCAGCGCACCGTCATAATGGCGCAAGTCGAGAACGAAGCCGGCACTCTGGGTTCCGATCGTGACTATTCTCCTGCTGCCCAGGATTTGTTCGAAGGCCAGGTGCCGACTGACATGCTCGGCGCCAAGCCCGGCACATGGACCGACAATTACGGCGTCCGCGCACCGGAGGCGTTCATGGCTTACTACACCGCCAAATATATTGGCGCTGTCGCAGCGGCGGGAAAGAATGCCTACGGCCTTCCACTCTATGCCAATGTCTGGCCGCGCCAACAGCCAGGCCTCCTGCGTCCAGGGGAAAGCTCACCTTCGGGCGGGGCAGTCTCCTGGCTGCTGCCGCAGTGGCGAGCGCTTGCACCAGCGATCGACGTAATCGGCGTCGACAACTACGATACCAACATTGCGCCCTACACCGAAATAGCCAAGGCGTACGACGTTCCAGGCAATCCGCTTTACGTGCCGGAGACCGGCGGCAGCATGGCGCATGCTCGTCATGCCTTCTGGACCATCGCCCAGCCATTCAGTGTCGGCATTTCGAAGTTCGGGATCGGCCCGGATTTTAACCTCCAGAAAGGCGATGAAGGCAACGATCCGATCGCGGTAGACTATCGGTTGCTGCAGGGAGCTGGCCCGATGCTTGTCCCCCTGCGGAACCAAGGCGATATGCGCGTAGCGGTGGAAGAAGATGGATTGGCAAATGTCCCGATGTCGTTTCCCGATGTCGATGTCGTCGCCCGTTTCGGTGACATCAGGTCTGGATATGGCGGTCGCCGTGGGCAGGGCACCAGCGATACCTCGGGGCGGGTGCTGGTTACTCAAGTAGCTCCTGATCGTTTCATCCTGACCGGCGCTTCGGCCAACCTGAAATTCTCCCCCAAGCTTGGCGATCACGGTTCAATCGAACTCGTGACGGTCGAGCAAGGTCACTTCGCGGAAGGCAGGTGGATCGGTGAGCATTTGCTAAACGGCGATGAGACTGCGTTTGGATTGTGGCTCCCACCCGAAGGTCGGTCTCTGATGGTGACGGTTCATGAGATCAATTGA